A stretch of Microtus pennsylvanicus isolate mMicPen1 chromosome 5, mMicPen1.hap1, whole genome shotgun sequence DNA encodes these proteins:
- the Gpr139 gene encoding putative G-protein coupled receptor 139 produces MEHTHAHLAANSSACGLGFVPVVYYSFLLCLGLPANILTVIILSQLVARRQKSSYNYLLALAAADILVLFFIVFVDFLLEDFILSVQMPQIPDKIIEVLEFSSIHTSIWITVPLTVDRYIAVCHPLKYHTVSYPARTRKVIVSVYITCFLTSIPYYWWPNIWTEDYTSTSMHHVLVWIHCFTVYLVPCSIFFILNSIIVYKLRRKSNFRLRGYSTGKTTAILFTITSIFATLWAPRIIMILYHLYGSPIQNPWLVHIMLDVANMLALLNTAINFFLYCFISKRFRTMAAATLKALFKCQKQPVQFYTNHNFSITSSPWISPANSHCIKMLVYQYDKHGKPIKVSP; encoded by the coding sequence CAAATATCTTGACAGTCATCATCCTCTCTCAACTAGTGGCCAGGAGACAGAAGTCCTCCTACAACTATCTGCTGGCACTTGCTGCTGCCGACATCTTGGTCCTCTTTTTCATCGTCTTCGTGGATTTCCTGTTAGAAGACTTCATTCTGAGCGTGCAGATGCCCCAGATCCCTGACAAGATTATAGAAGTGCTGGAGTTCTCCTCCATCCACACCTCCATTTGGATTACAGTCCCCTTAACTGTTGACAGATATATCGCTGTCTGTCACCCACTCAAATACCACACCGTTTCCTACCCAGCCAGGACCCGAAAAGTCATTGTGAGTGTTTACATCACCTGCTTCCTGACCAGCATCCCCTACTACTGGTGGCCTAACATCTGGACTGAAGACTACACCAGCACCTCCATGCATCATGTTCTTGTCTGGATCCACTGTTTCactgtgtacctggtgccctGCTCCATCTTCTTCATTTTGAACTCAATCATTGTCTACAAGCTCAGGAGGAAGAGCAACTTCCGCCTCCGTGGCTATTCCACAGGGAAGACCACTGCCATCTTGTTCACCATCACCTCCATCTTTGCCACCCTCTGGGCCCCCCGCATCATCATGATTCTCTACCACCTCTACGGATCGCCCATCCAGAACCCTTGGCTGGTTCACATCATGCTGGATGTCGCCAACATGCTGGCCCTTCTGAACACAGCCATCAACTTCTTCCTCTACTGCTTTATCAGCAAGCGGTTCCGCACCATGGCAGCGGCTACACTCAAGGCCTTGTTCAAGTGCCAGAAGCAGCCTGTGCAGTTCTACACCAACCATAACTTTTCCATAACAAGTAGTCCCTGGATCTCTCCAGCAAACTCACACTGCATCAAGATGCTGGTGTACCAGTACGACAAACATGGAAAGCCTATAAAAGTGTCCCCGTGA